Proteins from a genomic interval of Salinarchaeum sp. Harcht-Bsk1:
- a CDS encoding PINc/VapC family ATPase, which produces MHVVPDTSVVVDGRVSERIAEGAFADATVSVPEAVVAELEAQANEGHESGWDGLSELQRLADLADDGDIDLEYVGERPDAVERGHASEGEIDALIREIASDLDATFFTSDVVQAEVAEAKGIDVDYVASRTESMADLSIEDYFDETTMSVHLRAGTKPMAKRGHVGDLRYEAIDDEVLDTESVRDLAHEIENAARQSDQGFIELSEPGMTIVQYRDYRIALAEPPFSDDVEITAVRPIVQTDLEDYEHDEELKERLLERQRGILISGAPGAGKSTFAQAAASFLAEHDVVVKTMEKPRDLQVGPEITQYTELGGEMSKTADSLLMVRPDYTVYDEVRKTDDFEVFADMRLAGVGMIGVVHATRPIDALQRLVGRVELGMIPQVVDTVVYIEAGEVETVYDVQTDVKVPHGLTEEDLARPVIVVSDFETGEPAYEIYTFNRQVVTVPLQDDEGGAGGRSEQGVERIAKQEIEREIRSIARGHVEVQLKGSNDAIVYVEDDDISTVIGKGGGRISEVENRLGISIDVRTHDENPANRPGAGGGGTSGAGGAGGTSGSGGGGREGQIVEPEITSRHVVVPVDGHAGETVEVQAGGDYLFTATVSRGGEVQVSRGSAIAEELEDAIDRKQQITVVPS; this is translated from the coding sequence ATGCACGTCGTTCCGGACACGAGCGTCGTCGTCGACGGGCGCGTCTCCGAGCGTATCGCGGAGGGCGCGTTCGCCGACGCCACCGTCTCTGTCCCAGAGGCCGTCGTCGCCGAACTCGAGGCCCAGGCAAACGAGGGCCACGAGAGCGGCTGGGACGGGCTCTCAGAACTCCAGCGCCTCGCCGACCTCGCCGACGACGGCGACATCGACCTCGAGTACGTCGGCGAGCGTCCAGACGCAGTCGAGCGAGGCCACGCGAGCGAGGGCGAGATCGACGCGCTCATTCGCGAGATCGCGAGCGATCTCGACGCGACCTTCTTCACCAGCGACGTCGTCCAGGCGGAGGTCGCCGAGGCAAAGGGCATCGACGTCGACTACGTCGCATCTCGCACGGAGTCGATGGCCGACCTCTCGATCGAGGACTACTTCGACGAGACGACGATGTCCGTCCACCTCCGGGCTGGCACGAAGCCAATGGCCAAGCGTGGCCACGTCGGCGACCTCCGCTACGAGGCCATCGACGACGAGGTCCTCGACACCGAGTCCGTTCGCGACCTCGCACACGAGATCGAGAACGCCGCACGACAGTCCGATCAGGGGTTCATCGAACTCTCCGAGCCCGGGATGACGATCGTCCAGTACCGCGACTACCGGATCGCGCTCGCGGAACCGCCCTTCTCCGACGATGTCGAGATCACCGCCGTGCGGCCGATCGTCCAGACCGACCTCGAGGACTACGAGCACGACGAGGAGCTCAAAGAGCGGCTCCTCGAACGCCAGCGCGGCATCCTGATCTCGGGAGCGCCCGGCGCCGGGAAGTCCACGTTCGCGCAGGCAGCCGCCTCCTTCCTCGCGGAACACGACGTCGTCGTGAAGACGATGGAGAAGCCTCGCGACCTCCAGGTCGGCCCGGAGATCACCCAGTACACGGAACTTGGCGGCGAGATGTCCAAGACCGCCGACTCGCTCCTCATGGTCCGCCCGGACTACACCGTCTACGACGAGGTCCGGAAGACCGACGACTTCGAGGTGTTCGCGGACATGCGGCTCGCGGGCGTCGGGATGATCGGCGTCGTCCACGCGACTCGACCGATCGACGCGCTCCAGCGCCTCGTCGGCCGCGTCGAACTCGGCATGATCCCCCAGGTCGTCGACACCGTCGTCTACATCGAGGCCGGCGAGGTCGAGACCGTCTACGACGTCCAGACAGACGTGAAGGTGCCCCACGGGCTCACCGAGGAGGACCTCGCGCGCCCTGTGATCGTCGTCTCCGACTTCGAGACCGGGGAGCCGGCCTACGAGATCTACACGTTCAACCGCCAGGTCGTGACCGTCCCGCTCCAGGACGACGAGGGCGGCGCCGGCGGCCGCTCCGAGCAGGGAGTCGAGCGCATCGCGAAACAGGAGATCGAACGAGAGATCCGCTCGATCGCCCGCGGCCACGTCGAGGTGCAGCTGAAGGGATCGAACGATGCGATCGTCTACGTCGAGGACGACGACATCTCGACCGTGATCGGCAAGGGCGGTGGCCGAATTAGCGAGGTCGAGAACCGACTCGGCATCAGCATCGACGTCCGAACCCACGACGAGAACCCCGCGAACCGGCCCGGTGCTGGCGGAGGCGGTACGAGCGGAGCGGGCGGCGCCGGAGGAACCTCAGGCTCCGGTGGCGGCGGTCGAGAGGGCCAGATCGTCGAACCGGAGATCACCTCTCGACACGTCGTCGTGCCCGTCGACGGCCACGCGGGGGAGACGGTCGAGGTGCAGGCCGGCGGCGACTACCTCTTCACCGCGACCGTCAGCCGTGGCGGGGAGGTGCAGGTCTCTCGGGGCAGTGCGATCGCCGAGGAACTCGAGGACGCGATCGATCGGAAGCAACAGATCACGGTCGTGCCGTCCTGA
- a CDS encoding glutaredoxin family protein, producing the protein MSLTLYQLDGCPFCEKVADALDDNGIEYDTIWVDAPHSERNEVKRVSGQRGVPVIVDEDRGVTMAESDNILEYIEHTLAPQASA; encoded by the coding sequence ATGTCGCTGACGCTGTACCAGCTAGATGGCTGCCCGTTCTGTGAGAAGGTCGCCGACGCACTCGACGACAACGGCATCGAGTACGACACGATCTGGGTCGACGCGCCCCACTCCGAGCGGAACGAGGTCAAGCGGGTATCGGGCCAGCGCGGCGTTCCCGTCATCGTCGACGAGGACCGTGGCGTGACCATGGCCGAGTCCGACAACATCCTGGAGTACATCGAGCACACCCTCGCGCCGCAGGCCAGCGCCTGA
- a CDS encoding DUF2061 domain-containing protein — MSDSLLGGANQRLSRSVAKTLGYRVLMLAITITVAFAVTDDVVAALNIGVITNVVKTGTYFGYERLWARISWGATSA, encoded by the coding sequence ATGTCCGACTCGTTGCTCGGTGGCGCGAACCAGCGCCTCTCCCGGTCTGTCGCCAAGACGCTCGGGTATCGGGTGTTGATGCTCGCGATCACGATCACCGTCGCCTTCGCCGTGACCGACGACGTCGTCGCCGCGCTCAACATCGGCGTCATCACGAACGTCGTCAAGACCGGGACGTACTTCGGCTACGAGCGGCTCTGGGCCCGGATCTCCTGGGGGGCGACCTCGGCGTAA
- a CDS encoding metal-dependent hydrolase, producing MVPTLVAAAVAALLAAALLGPAFDRRSLGIVVFAGVVPDLDAAVSLLVFGATNAAFHTLLLPGLLGIALYWDTTRRDRSWLRERYGWRGVRIAWVALAAYVVAGIGLDLFSPEGANLFYPIHDRFYAVTGKLLYSTEDGLVQTYVQIGDEGLLSVGSPGTTANHHVESWLNPTPDTGWDRGAERRLTLVESGWQTIVVVASVAVLAIRGWELSDRLEVSA from the coding sequence ATGGTGCCGACGCTGGTCGCCGCCGCGGTCGCCGCGCTCCTCGCTGCTGCGTTGCTCGGCCCGGCGTTCGACCGGCGCTCGCTCGGAATCGTCGTGTTCGCTGGCGTGGTTCCGGATCTCGACGCCGCCGTGAGTCTCCTCGTTTTCGGTGCGACCAACGCCGCTTTCCATACCCTCCTACTCCCTGGACTCCTCGGCATCGCGCTGTACTGGGACACCACCCGCCGCGATCGATCCTGGCTGCGGGAGCGCTACGGCTGGCGGGGCGTTCGGATCGCGTGGGTCGCGCTCGCGGCGTACGTCGTCGCCGGCATCGGCCTGGATCTGTTCAGTCCCGAGGGCGCGAACCTGTTCTACCCGATTCACGATCGTTTCTACGCCGTCACTGGGAAACTACTCTACTCGACGGAGGATGGACTCGTCCAGACCTATGTCCAGATCGGTGACGAGGGTCTCCTCTCCGTGGGTTCGCCCGGAACGACCGCGAACCACCACGTCGAATCCTGGCTCAATCCGACGCCGGACACCGGGTGGGATCGCGGGGCAGAACGACGACTGACGCTCGTCGAGTCTGGCTGGCAGACGATCGTGGTCGTCGCTTCTGTGGCCGTGCTCGCGATCCGTGGCTGGGAACTGAGTGATCGACTCGAGGTGTCGGCCTGA
- a CDS encoding gamma carbonic anhydrase family protein produces MDSRSYAFEGTRPAIDEDAHVSRQATLVGDVSIAAGASVWPCAVLRGDVGPVEIGESAHVGDGAVLHASSAADEAMIGHGAVLNDATVGEDTLVGFNATLNSDVTIGAGSVVASGSVVPDGWTIPEDSFVRGVPAQVTPIEATSLDADRIAERYASGAYTDLASRHEELFADEAAEE; encoded by the coding sequence ATGGACTCCCGCAGTTACGCCTTCGAGGGGACGCGTCCGGCGATCGACGAGGATGCACACGTCAGTAGACAGGCGACGCTCGTCGGCGACGTCTCGATTGCGGCCGGCGCCAGCGTCTGGCCGTGTGCGGTGCTTCGCGGCGACGTCGGTCCCGTCGAGATCGGTGAGAGCGCCCACGTCGGTGATGGCGCCGTGTTGCACGCTTCCAGTGCGGCCGACGAAGCGATGATCGGCCACGGGGCGGTGCTGAACGACGCGACGGTCGGCGAGGACACGCTCGTCGGATTCAACGCGACGCTCAACTCCGACGTGACGATCGGTGCTGGGAGCGTCGTGGCGTCGGGATCGGTCGTGCCGGACGGCTGGACGATCCCGGAGGACTCGTTCGTCCGAGGCGTGCCCGCGCAGGTCACCCCCATCGAAGCGACGAGTCTCGACGCCGATCGAATCGCCGAACGGTACGCCTCTGGAGCCTACACCGATCTCGCCAGTCGACACGAGGAACTCTTCGCCGACGAAGCCGCAGAGGAGTAG
- a CDS encoding NAD-dependent epimerase/dehydratase family protein, with protein sequence MQGKRVLVTGGAGFIGSNLANHLAADNEVIAVDDCYLGTPDNLSDAVDFREQSVLDEDLPTDGLDVVFHIAALSSYKMHEENPTQGARVNVEGFVNTVEQARDDGCDTIVYASTSSIYGDRTEPSPEDMPVEVNTGYEASKLARERYAEYFHNHYDLSMAGMRFFSVYQGMAEGAEGHKGEYANLIAQFADDIANGRRPEIWGDGTQTRDFTHVDDIVNGLVLAAEHELNGIYNLGTGEQYSFNHLVDALNEELGTDVEPVYEENPIPEEIYVHDTMADPTKMHEATGWEPAIDFEEGVARVCDQYT encoded by the coding sequence ATGCAGGGCAAGCGCGTCCTCGTGACCGGCGGAGCCGGCTTCATTGGCTCCAATCTCGCCAACCACCTGGCCGCCGACAACGAGGTAATCGCCGTCGACGACTGTTATCTCGGCACCCCCGACAACCTCAGCGACGCAGTCGACTTTCGAGAGCAGAGCGTCCTCGACGAGGACCTTCCAACGGACGGGCTGGACGTCGTGTTCCACATCGCGGCGCTCTCCTCCTACAAAATGCACGAGGAGAACCCCACGCAGGGCGCTCGCGTCAACGTCGAGGGGTTCGTGAACACGGTCGAGCAGGCGCGTGACGACGGCTGTGACACGATCGTCTACGCTTCGACTTCCTCGATCTACGGCGATCGAACCGAACCCTCACCGGAAGATATGCCCGTCGAGGTCAACACCGGGTACGAAGCGTCCAAACTCGCCCGCGAGCGCTACGCCGAGTACTTCCACAATCACTACGACCTCTCGATGGCGGGGATGCGCTTCTTCTCCGTCTATCAAGGAATGGCGGAAGGCGCCGAGGGGCACAAGGGCGAGTACGCGAACCTCATCGCGCAGTTCGCCGACGACATCGCGAACGGTCGCCGACCCGAGATCTGGGGCGACGGGACACAGACCCGCGACTTCACGCACGTCGACGACATCGTGAACGGACTGGTACTCGCGGCGGAACACGAACTGAATGGGATCTACAACCTCGGTACTGGCGAGCAGTACAGCTTCAACCACCTCGTGGACGCGCTCAACGAGGAGCTAGGGACCGACGTGGAGCCCGTCTACGAGGAGAACCCCATCCCCGAGGAGATCTACGTGCACGACACGATGGCCGACCCCACCAAAATGCACGAGGCGACGGGGTGGGAGCCGGCGATCGACTTCGAGGAGGGAGTAGCTCGCGTCTGCGATCAATATACGTAG
- a CDS encoding ROK family protein, which translates to MTRVAVFGIGSTNFRYAVATPTGEFVTEPVVEPTRPESLAEQVVDAVDDVQTSGPGRIDAVAVSAPGLIDRDAGTIRKLDAPDGRTVPEIHVRRAVRDAHDLPVYVENDCNASVLAEWHFGSAPAIDSVAHLTIGTGIGGGVVERGRLIAGEDAQAGEFGLFSVAPAGDLESTGVTGAWEAYCSGREIPRFVSHILEHEDVTGGSYTADSKLAASLESGEEITAQTVFTHAKDGDAFAESCLERIHRYNAVGVAGICNAFNPGLLTIGGGVALNNDDAIIDGIERYIDEYLFVDRPEIRITVLGDDIGLYGSLATYVARSEEPTGVPERQAIRSEMD; encoded by the coding sequence ATGACCAGGGTCGCCGTCTTCGGTATCGGAAGTACGAACTTCCGGTACGCCGTCGCCACACCAACTGGCGAGTTCGTCACGGAGCCCGTCGTCGAACCCACTCGCCCTGAGTCGCTGGCCGAGCAGGTCGTCGACGCCGTCGACGACGTCCAGACCAGCGGCCCGGGACGGATCGACGCAGTCGCCGTCTCCGCCCCCGGATTGATCGATCGGGACGCAGGAACGATCAGGAAACTCGACGCACCCGACGGACGGACCGTCCCCGAAATCCACGTCCGTCGGGCCGTTCGAGACGCACACGACCTCCCGGTGTACGTCGAGAACGACTGCAACGCGTCCGTCCTGGCCGAGTGGCACTTCGGGTCGGCACCTGCAATCGACTCGGTCGCTCACCTGACGATTGGCACCGGGATCGGTGGTGGTGTCGTCGAACGCGGTCGCCTGATCGCTGGCGAGGACGCACAGGCAGGCGAATTCGGGCTCTTCTCGGTCGCTCCAGCGGGCGACCTCGAGAGCACGGGCGTCACCGGAGCCTGGGAGGCCTACTGTTCCGGGCGAGAGATTCCCCGGTTCGTCTCGCACATTCTCGAACACGAGGACGTCACCGGTGGCAGCTATACGGCGGACTCAAAGCTGGCGGCGTCGCTGGAATCGGGAGAGGAGATCACCGCACAGACCGTGTTTACCCATGCGAAGGACGGCGATGCCTTCGCCGAGTCCTGTCTCGAGCGGATTCACCGCTACAACGCCGTCGGCGTTGCCGGAATCTGCAACGCGTTCAACCCGGGCCTGTTGACCATCGGCGGCGGCGTCGCTCTCAACAACGACGACGCGATCATCGACGGTATCGAACGCTATATCGACGAGTACCTGTTCGTCGATCGCCCGGAGATCAGGATCACCGTCCTGGGAGACGACATCGGCCTCTACGGGTCGCTCGCGACCTACGTCGCTCGGTCAGAGGAACCCACGGGCGTCCCCGAGCGACAGGCGATCCGGTCCGAGATGGACTGA
- a CDS encoding helix-turn-helix domain-containing protein, whose amino-acid sequence MAGTDDDGLEDLPPSAKLVFKVLEYDGPLTQKQIVEESMLSARTVRYALERLENIGIVEEDIYFADARQNLYSITAEAPSDAEQGVDASATAE is encoded by the coding sequence ATGGCAGGTACTGACGACGACGGCCTAGAGGATCTTCCACCGAGTGCCAAACTCGTTTTCAAGGTGCTCGAGTACGACGGGCCACTGACACAGAAGCAAATCGTCGAGGAGTCGATGCTGTCGGCGCGCACCGTCAGGTACGCCCTCGAGCGCCTCGAAAACATCGGGATCGTCGAGGAGGACATCTACTTCGCCGACGCCCGACAGAACCTCTACTCGATCACCGCCGAAGCGCCCTCCGATGCGGAACAGGGCGTCGACGCCAGCGCGACCGCGGAGTAA
- a CDS encoding 5-formyltetrahydrofolate cyclo-ligase, which translates to MSKQSIRDAIWDALEDEGIARFPFPPHDRIPNFAGASEAAQRLSETDEWAAADVVKANPDAPQLPVRRRALRAGKTVYVAVPRLADEQPFRALDPEHIAAIDGASIDDATTISGIDEYGEPVGPEAVPHVDLIVSGSVAVSTDGTRIGKGEGYSDLEFAVLSELGAVDESTTVVTTVHDRQVLDDLPDPGDHDVPLDLLVTPERTIRTERSGARPEGVDWPLLDPDRIAEIPVLQQLQS; encoded by the coding sequence ATGAGCAAGCAGTCGATTCGGGACGCGATCTGGGACGCCCTCGAAGACGAGGGAATCGCCAGATTCCCGTTCCCGCCGCACGATCGCATCCCCAACTTCGCGGGGGCGAGCGAGGCAGCCCAGCGCCTCTCGGAAACGGACGAGTGGGCGGCCGCTGACGTCGTCAAGGCGAATCCGGACGCGCCTCAACTCCCGGTCCGCCGGCGTGCGCTGCGTGCAGGCAAAACGGTGTACGTCGCTGTCCCGCGCCTCGCCGACGAGCAGCCGTTTCGAGCGCTCGATCCCGAGCACATCGCTGCCATCGACGGGGCATCGATCGACGACGCGACGACGATCTCCGGGATCGACGAGTACGGCGAACCGGTCGGGCCCGAGGCGGTGCCGCACGTGGACCTGATCGTCTCGGGCAGCGTCGCGGTCTCGACGGATGGCACCCGCATCGGGAAGGGCGAGGGGTACAGCGATCTCGAGTTCGCCGTGCTCTCTGAACTCGGGGCCGTCGACGAATCGACGACGGTCGTGACGACGGTGCACGACCGACAGGTGCTCGACGACCTGCCCGATCCGGGCGACCACGACGTGCCACTGGACCTGCTCGTCACGCCGGAGCGGACGATTCGAACGGAACGAAGCGGTGCGAGGCCCGAGGGCGTCGACTGGCCGCTCCTCGATCCGGATCGCATCGCCGAGATCCCCGTCCTCCAGCAACTTCAGTCCTGA
- a CDS encoding metal-dependent hydrolase has product MPATTVHLGFGLLVAAALLPSERFDRNLLAVFAAILIFPDLDSIPGWWLPGAHRAMFHTLVLVGVAAAAIAYDTRVREVSWLRERGGDWAVRAAWALLATHLLAHLLLDWAHLSGINLLYPIGDQFFRLEGKLVYSTADGWIQTFVEIGSDDGGRTTIDVGQQGSTDDVHVSTPTDPEPGGGVDENVERIVPFAVHGWQLYLILLGLFTVGARRLQGEPPVSDREP; this is encoded by the coding sequence ATGCCGGCGACGACGGTGCACCTCGGATTCGGGCTGCTCGTCGCGGCCGCGCTCCTGCCGTCAGAGCGGTTCGATCGGAACCTGCTCGCCGTCTTCGCTGCGATCTTGATCTTCCCGGACCTGGATTCGATCCCCGGCTGGTGGCTACCGGGCGCCCATCGAGCGATGTTTCACACGCTGGTGCTCGTCGGCGTCGCCGCTGCAGCCATCGCCTACGACACGCGAGTTCGCGAGGTCTCCTGGCTCCGAGAGCGTGGTGGCGACTGGGCTGTTCGCGCTGCGTGGGCACTCCTTGCGACCCATCTCCTCGCCCACCTGTTGCTCGACTGGGCACATCTCTCGGGGATCAATCTGCTCTACCCGATCGGCGACCAGTTCTTCCGCCTCGAGGGGAAACTGGTCTACTCGACGGCGGACGGCTGGATCCAGACGTTCGTGGAAATCGGGAGCGACGACGGCGGTCGCACCACCATCGACGTCGGCCAACAGGGGAGCACGGACGACGTGCACGTTTCGACGCCGACGGATCCGGAGCCTGGCGGCGGGGTCGACGAGAACGTCGAGCGGATCGTGCCGTTCGCCGTCCACGGCTGGCAGCTGTACCTGATCCTCCTCGGGCTGTTCACCGTCGGCGCACGGCGGCTGCAGGGCGAACCGCCCGTCAGTGATCGGGAGCCGTGA
- the hisH gene encoding imidazole glycerol phosphate synthase subunit HisH translates to MSQEQVAGDAVDAGEDPLAEIAVVDYGLGNLRSVTRGLERAGAAVEITDDRDEIRAADGIVLPGVGAFREGVENAGPFRDALLEAAEDGQPLFGICLGMQMLLTDSEEAERAGQGDVTGLDLIPGTNRRFDQGQKVPHMGWNELHVEQEHPLVEGVDGDYAYFVHSYYAVPEDEAATVATTDYETRFASVVANEAGNVFGTQFHPEKSGETGLRILRNFVELCAEQ, encoded by the coding sequence ATGAGCCAGGAGCAGGTCGCTGGGGACGCAGTCGACGCCGGCGAGGACCCACTCGCGGAGATCGCGGTCGTCGACTACGGTCTCGGCAACCTCCGGAGCGTCACGCGCGGCCTGGAGCGGGCCGGCGCCGCCGTCGAGATCACCGACGATCGCGACGAGATCCGCGCTGCGGACGGCATCGTGCTGCCCGGCGTGGGCGCATTCCGCGAGGGTGTCGAGAACGCGGGGCCGTTCCGGGACGCCCTCCTCGAAGCGGCCGAGGACGGCCAGCCCCTCTTCGGCATCTGCCTCGGGATGCAGATGCTCCTCACCGACAGCGAGGAGGCCGAGCGCGCCGGGCAGGGTGACGTCACCGGACTCGACCTGATCCCCGGCACCAATCGCCGGTTCGACCAGGGGCAGAAGGTGCCCCACATGGGCTGGAACGAACTCCACGTCGAACAGGAGCACCCGCTCGTCGAGGGCGTCGACGGCGACTACGCGTACTTCGTCCACTCCTACTACGCCGTCCCCGAAGACGAGGCCGCGACCGTCGCGACGACGGACTACGAGACCCGGTTCGCCAGCGTCGTCGCCAACGAGGCGGGCAACGTCTTCGGCACGCAGTTCCACCCCGAGAAGAGCGGCGAGACAGGCCTGCGGATCCTCCGGAACTTCGTCGAACTCTGCGCCGAGCAGTAA
- a CDS encoding ribosome biogenesis/translation initiation ATPase RLI: protein MSDDSIAVVDLDRCQPDRCNYECKNYCPPNRTGKECITLRGEDADEGDPDQVRISEEICLGETCGICVEKCPFDAIEIVNLPSELEEDPAHRYGENAFRLYGLPAPESGNVVGILGPNGIGKTTAIKMLAGELVPNLGHYDPDADVGWDDVLDAYRGTELQDYLAAIRDDDVSVSRKPQYVDRIPDQFDGNTRQLLEGTNERCVLDDLVEALSIGPVMDQSIDALSGGELQRVAIAACLARDADFYFLDEITPYLDIGQRMAAARLLRDTLEDEDRSMLVVEHDLAILDLLADTLHVAYGRPGAYGVVTDPKSVRNGINEYLSGYLENENMRIRPEAIQFEEHAPRTVSRSETLVEYPEMTMSYGDDAFSLEVDAGKIRENEVLGIVGPNGIGKSTYAKLLTGQLQPDEGSIDADLDISYKPQYIEIDRQQRVDTFLRGITDQFGSSYWNTEIAQPLQLDRIMEQQLTDLSGGERQRVAIAACLSEPADLYLLDEPSAHLDVEQRVQATSAIRRYAEQQDATVLVIDHDIYMIDLLADRLQVFDGEPAVHGHAGTPQGMRSGMNEFLSNLEITFRRDERIGRPRINKPGSQLDRQQKREGEYYYAPADAE, encoded by the coding sequence ATGAGCGACGACTCCATCGCGGTCGTGGACCTCGATCGGTGCCAGCCCGACCGCTGCAACTACGAGTGCAAGAACTACTGCCCACCGAACCGGACGGGCAAGGAGTGCATCACGCTCCGTGGCGAGGACGCCGACGAGGGCGACCCGGATCAGGTTCGGATCAGCGAGGAGATCTGTCTGGGCGAAACCTGTGGTATCTGCGTCGAGAAGTGCCCCTTCGACGCCATCGAGATCGTCAACCTCCCCAGCGAGCTCGAGGAGGATCCCGCCCACCGCTACGGGGAGAACGCCTTCCGTCTCTACGGCCTGCCCGCGCCCGAATCGGGTAACGTCGTCGGGATCCTCGGACCGAACGGTATCGGGAAGACGACCGCGATCAAGATGCTCGCCGGCGAACTGGTGCCGAACCTGGGCCACTACGACCCCGACGCCGACGTGGGCTGGGACGACGTACTCGACGCCTATCGCGGCACCGAACTACAGGACTACCTCGCGGCGATTCGCGACGACGACGTCTCCGTCTCCCGCAAGCCCCAGTACGTCGATCGAATCCCTGACCAGTTCGACGGCAACACGCGACAGCTTCTCGAGGGTACGAACGAACGGTGCGTCCTCGACGACCTCGTCGAGGCCCTCTCCATCGGTCCCGTGATGGACCAGTCGATCGACGCTCTCTCCGGCGGTGAACTCCAGCGGGTCGCGATCGCGGCCTGTCTGGCTCGCGACGCCGACTTCTACTTCCTCGACGAGATCACGCCGTACCTCGACATCGGCCAGCGGATGGCCGCCGCACGCCTCCTCAGGGACACGCTCGAGGACGAGGACCGCTCGATGCTCGTCGTCGAACACGACCTCGCGATCCTCGACCTCCTCGCGGACACGCTCCACGTCGCCTACGGCCGCCCCGGCGCGTACGGCGTCGTCACAGATCCCAAGTCCGTCCGGAACGGCATCAACGAGTACCTTTCGGGCTACCTGGAGAACGAGAACATGCGGATCCGGCCCGAGGCCATCCAGTTCGAGGAGCACGCACCCCGGACCGTCTCTCGATCCGAGACGCTCGTCGAGTACCCCGAGATGACGATGAGCTACGGCGACGACGCGTTCTCGCTCGAGGTCGACGCCGGGAAGATCCGCGAGAACGAGGTCCTCGGGATCGTCGGTCCCAACGGGATCGGGAAGTCGACCTACGCGAAGCTGCTCACTGGCCAACTCCAGCCCGACGAGGGATCCATCGACGCCGACCTCGACATCTCCTACAAACCCCAGTACATCGAGATCGATCGTCAGCAGCGCGTCGACACGTTCCTCAGGGGGATCACCGACCAGTTCGGCTCCTCCTACTGGAACACGGAGATCGCCCAGCCCCTCCAGCTCGACCGGATCATGGAACAACAGCTCACCGACCTCTCCGGCGGGGAGCGCCAGCGGGTCGCGATCGCTGCCTGTCTCTCCGAACCCGCGGACCTCTACCTGCTCGACGAACCCTCTGCCCACCTCGACGTCGAGCAGCGCGTGCAGGCGACGAGCGCGATCCGTCGGTACGCCGAGCAACAGGACGCAACCGTGCTCGTCATCGACCACGACATCTACATGATCGACCTGCTGGCCGACCGCCTCCAGGTCTTCGACGGCGAACCGGCCGTCCACGGCCACGCGGGCACGCCGCAGGGGATGCGTTCGGGGATGAACGAGTTCCTCTCCAACCTCGAGATCACGTTCCGTCGCGACGAGCGAATCGGCCGGCCACGGATCAACAAGCCCGGCTCACAGCTCGATCGCCAGCAAAAGCGCGAGGGCGAGTACTACTACGCGCCCGCCGACGCCGAGTAA